In Lolium rigidum isolate FL_2022 chromosome 3, APGP_CSIRO_Lrig_0.1, whole genome shotgun sequence, the genomic window CCGCATTCAATTTCGTGTAGTCTTCCTCCGGTTTCTCCTGGTTCGTCTTGACCTATAACTCAATTTTCTTACTACAAGATCGTACATAATTTGTCGTGGTAGCTATAATTGGCAATGACGAGCGTCGAGGGGTAGCCATTGGTGATAAACTGACAATGAACCAAAGTTGTTCCATCGTACATCGGTTTGATAAATACATGATGAGTCGGTAGTCGACAATGTAAAATGCTTTAGGAACGCAAAGAACCGGTTCTGCAATTTGGTGATAACCGAAGGAGAGTCTTAGTCTTTAACGGATTAAGAACCCGTCCCAAGGAAAAGCTTGATGGGTTCAAGTTTGTGAAAATGTTGGCCAAGTCTTAAAAGCTCCGGCTCAAAAAGGCCGAGAGCAAAGAGGTCAAGGATACACATCAGATGAGTGAaagttgagaaccaacctgtggttggatagttaggagggcagtggcacccccagcccactagagttcaaatcccagatttgacactttggtgttcataaaggcggaatattcttcagtgggaggcgacgttcccgtcgatagcgaggcgcctgtggtgacttcgtcaatctcaagacccgccggatcagttcttcgatgcagtatcttggaggtgctcataggggtagggtgtgcgtgcgtgcgttcataggggtgagtgtgtgcgcgtatgtatgagcgccttcgattgtactgtgtttcacaaaaaaaaaaaaagatgagtgAAAGTTAACTCAATATACCGAATGGCGAATCTGGTGAGGAAGCCGATCGACGTATACGCCGCCGAGTTTGTTTGGTCATCTAAAACCAAGGTGTATGTCTGCGAAGATCAGGGTCATATGTTCATCCGTGGTTGACTTTCGCTTATGCGTCCTAGACATTTTTTTAACTCACCATAAACGTTGTTGGTACCTTCATTTTTTATACTCACTCTCTTCCAACTCAATTGAAGTTCTAATTTTGGTATTGTAAATTTGCATATATTTTTGTATAGACTTAATAATTAAATTTACCTTTTTAAACTATTTTTTTATTCAGGATATGCTAAACTTTCAACTAAGCCAcaaccttttcttttgctttcttGCAAACTTCTTTTGTTTCTGTACTCTATtgattgatttttttaaatttaaccAGCAGATAGCACTTCCATTTCACTGCATAATAAATTCGAGGGATAATAAATCTCAGAAGATCACATCGACGACAAGCTCCGACCAATCTCTTCGACCTAAAATATACGCCTAACTCGAGGGGTTATGTGCAAACCTCGTCAGAGGAAGGGCCGGGCAGGAGAATCTCTCCCTTCTTCCGCatcctctccggcgacggcgaggctccgACGGCGGCCTGAGATGGCGAGGAAGGGCGTGTCCTACGTGACGGCGGCGGAGGTCGTGTCCATGGTCGGCGACCCCCACGTCGCAATCATCGACGTCAGGTACCTACTGACCCGTGCCCATCTCCCTCCGTGCTGGGGAGTGCGAGCTTGAATTCGCTAACAGGGGGTTTGGGATTCTCTGGAAGGGACGAGGAGAGGATCTGCGACGCCCACATCGCCGGCTCGCACCACTACGCCAGCGACGGCTTCGCGGAGCGGCTGCCGGAGATCGCGGAGGCCACCAGGGGCAAGCAAACCCTCGTCTTCCACTGCGCCCTCAGCCAGGCAGGTCCCCTCCTTAAGAATTACTACTCTCCTGCAATCGTTGATTTAGCATCACTTCCTAGCTAAGCAAGCAGTGTTAGTGGAGCGATAGGTGTCTCTCCGTGGATCTCAAAATCTTTCGTGTGATTGATGTGACCGCTCATCATAGCTGGTCAAAATGGAAGCATAGGTTGCAGAGATTGTTTGGCTCATATCGGCAATCCATGTGATTAAGGTCTGTAATTTTCTCTAAGGATGGAAATTATGTGACTTGAGTCTATAGTTTAAAAAAATCCTGACAAAAATGCAGTTATTTGGGGAGGTCCCATCTCCTACTGCTTCAGAATTTCACTCTTGTATATTTTTTCTAGCATCAGTTACTAGCAAAGCAAGCAGGTTACTAGTGGAACGGTAGGTTCTCTCTGTGGATCTCAAAATTTTATATGTGACTATTTGTGTCCTGAGTTTACTGTTAGTTCTGACATGATGCAAATATGGCCTTCTGAATGTACAACATAGGAAGACATCAACAAAGTAGTCGAAACCGGAGTTGCCATTAAATTTGAGAGTTGGATAAATTGGAATGATGGAGAGTTGGATAAAATTGGAATGATGGAGAGTTGGATAAAATTGGTTTTCGGGTATAATAAGGGTCAGCTTTT contains:
- the LOC124694578 gene encoding arsenate reductase 2.2-like, with amino-acid sequence MARKGVSYVTAAEVVSMVGDPHVAIIDVRDEERICDAHIAGSHHYASDGFAERLPEIAEATRGKQTLVFHCALSQVRGPTCARMFSDYLSETREDSAVKSITVLERGFNGWELSGRPVCRCKDAPCKGVCS